A stretch of Pseudomonas taetrolens DNA encodes these proteins:
- a CDS encoding ZIP family metal transporter yields MGTQILAVGGVRMFRYALGSLLLLAGTALLVAKGLVWLDLEPRMLRALQGGALCALGTALGAVPVLVIRKMPMAVSDTLLGFGAGVMLAATAFSLIVPGIAAAENLGLSSWASSGLVSAGIQLGAFFLFLVDLKVSGAGPQGLSSRPGEPVIAPRIWLFVIAIVAHNIPEGMAVGVSAGGGMPDADSLAMGIALQDVPEGLVIALVLAGAGMSRVRAFLVGAASGLVEPVFAVLCAWLVNLAQVLLPLGLALAAGAMLLVVTQEVIPESRRNGHEKLASLGLCVGFCLMMVMDTALG; encoded by the coding sequence ATGGGCACGCAAATATTAGCGGTCGGCGGTGTACGGATGTTTCGTTATGCCCTGGGCTCGCTCTTGCTGTTGGCGGGCACGGCCTTGTTGGTTGCAAAGGGGCTGGTCTGGCTGGATCTTGAGCCGCGGATGTTGCGCGCGCTTCAGGGCGGTGCGCTCTGTGCGCTGGGAACGGCACTCGGGGCGGTACCGGTGCTGGTGATACGCAAAATGCCGATGGCTGTCAGCGATACGTTGCTGGGCTTCGGCGCGGGCGTCATGCTGGCTGCCACCGCCTTTTCGTTGATCGTTCCAGGCATTGCAGCCGCTGAAAATCTGGGGCTGTCATCCTGGGCCTCAAGCGGGCTGGTCAGTGCGGGTATCCAGCTGGGGGCGTTTTTTCTGTTCCTGGTGGATCTCAAGGTGTCCGGGGCCGGACCGCAAGGGTTGAGCAGTCGCCCGGGCGAACCTGTTATTGCCCCGCGTATCTGGTTGTTCGTGATTGCCATTGTGGCGCACAACATTCCGGAAGGTATGGCAGTCGGGGTTTCGGCGGGTGGCGGCATGCCTGATGCCGATAGCCTGGCCATGGGGATTGCGCTTCAGGATGTTCCGGAAGGGCTGGTGATCGCGTTGGTTCTGGCGGGCGCAGGGATGTCGCGGGTGAGGGCCTTCCTGGTGGGCGCGGCGTCAGGTCTGGTTGAGCCTGTGTTTGCGGTGCTGTGCGCATGGCTGGTAAACCTTGCCCAGGTGCTGTTGCCCTTGGGCCTGGCCCTGGCGGCAGGTGCTATGTTGCTGGTGGTGACTCAGGAGGTCATCCCTGA
- a CDS encoding superoxide dismutase has translation MTYTLPVLPYAYDALEPHIDAQTMEIHYTKHHQTYINNLNAAVEGTEWAQWPVEKLVASVHQLPEQLRAAVINQGGGHANHSLFWEVMSPAGGGQPEGVLARAIDEQLGGLESFKENFTKAALTRFGSGWAWLCVTPQKKLVIESSGNQDSPLMNGNTPILGLDVWEHAYYLRYQNRRPEYINAFYSVINWPEVARRYQAAMA, from the coding sequence ATGACTTACACCTTGCCAGTCTTGCCTTATGCCTATGACGCGCTTGAGCCGCATATCGATGCGCAGACCATGGAAATTCACTACACCAAGCATCATCAGACCTATATCAATAACCTCAATGCCGCTGTCGAAGGCACCGAGTGGGCGCAATGGCCTGTCGAGAAACTGGTCGCCAGTGTTCATCAGCTGCCCGAGCAACTGCGTGCCGCCGTGATCAATCAAGGTGGCGGGCATGCCAACCATTCGCTGTTTTGGGAGGTCATGAGCCCTGCGGGCGGAGGGCAGCCTGAAGGCGTATTGGCCAGGGCCATCGATGAGCAACTGGGTGGGCTGGAATCGTTCAAGGAGAACTTCACCAAGGCGGCCTTGACCCGTTTTGGCAGCGGCTGGGCATGGTTGTGCGTGACTCCGCAAAAAAAACTGGTGATCGAAAGCAGTGGCAACCAGGACAGTCCTCTGATGAACGGTAATACACCGATTCTGGGGTTGGATGTGTGGGAGCATGCCTACTATCTGCGCTATCAAAATCGTCGCCCCGAATACATCAATGCGTTCTACAGTGTGATCAATTGGCCAGAAGTGGCGCGTCGTTATCAGGCTGCGATGGCCTGA
- a CDS encoding class II fumarate hydratase, which yields MSNTRIERDSMGELHVPEAALYGAQTQRAVINFPISHQRMPGQFIRALILAKAAAARANVELGQISEAQGQAIEEATQILLAGDFMEHFPVDIFQTGSGTSSNMNANEVIATLATRVLGELVNPNDHVNCGQSSNDIIPTTIHVSAALGLHEQLLPALTHLVQVIEHKAGQVHVYVKTGRTHLMDAMPVRMSQVLNGWAQQLKANIGHLQDLQPALQSLAQGGTAVGTGINAHPQFAGLFSQQLSTLTGVIFTPGKDLFALIGSQDTAVSVSGQLKATAVSLMKIANDLRWMNSGPLAGLGEIELEALQPGSSIMPGKVNPVIPEATAMVAAQVIGNDAVITVAGQSGNFELNVMLPVIAQNLLSSIELLANASRLLADKAISSFKVNEGKLKEALSRNPILVTALNPIIGYQKAAEIAKAAYQQGRPVIDVAQEYTDLPRSQLEVLLDPEKLTAGGI from the coding sequence ATGAGTAACACTCGTATCGAACGTGACAGCATGGGCGAATTGCATGTGCCTGAAGCAGCGCTGTATGGCGCTCAAACCCAGCGTGCAGTGATCAACTTCCCGATCAGCCATCAACGCATGCCTGGTCAATTCATTCGCGCGCTGATCCTGGCCAAGGCAGCTGCTGCCAGGGCCAACGTGGAACTGGGACAAATCAGCGAGGCGCAGGGCCAGGCCATTGAAGAGGCTACGCAGATTCTGCTGGCCGGCGACTTCATGGAACACTTCCCGGTGGATATTTTCCAGACCGGTTCCGGCACCAGTTCCAACATGAACGCTAATGAAGTGATTGCCACCCTGGCCACGCGTGTACTGGGTGAGCTGGTCAATCCCAACGATCATGTCAATTGCGGGCAAAGCAGTAACGACATCATCCCGACCACTATTCATGTGAGTGCAGCCTTGGGCTTGCATGAACAATTATTGCCGGCCTTGACGCACCTGGTGCAGGTGATCGAGCACAAGGCCGGGCAGGTGCACGTCTACGTCAAGACTGGCCGCACCCACTTGATGGACGCTATGCCCGTGCGCATGAGCCAGGTCCTCAACGGCTGGGCGCAGCAACTCAAGGCCAACATCGGGCATTTGCAGGACTTGCAGCCTGCGCTGCAATCGCTGGCCCAGGGTGGCACGGCGGTGGGCACCGGTATCAATGCACACCCGCAGTTTGCCGGGTTGTTCAGCCAGCAGCTCAGCACCTTGACCGGGGTCATCTTCACGCCTGGCAAAGACCTGTTTGCCTTGATTGGTTCACAGGACACCGCGGTGTCGGTCTCGGGGCAGCTCAAGGCCACGGCCGTGTCGTTGATGAAGATCGCCAACGACCTGCGCTGGATGAACTCCGGCCCGTTGGCAGGTCTGGGCGAAATCGAGCTCGAGGCCTTGCAGCCGGGCTCTTCCATCATGCCGGGCAAGGTCAATCCGGTGATTCCTGAAGCCACGGCGATGGTTGCAGCGCAGGTTATCGGTAATGACGCGGTCATTACCGTGGCCGGCCAGTCGGGCAACTTCGAGTTGAACGTGATGCTGCCGGTCATCGCCCAGAATCTGCTAAGCAGCATTGAGTTGCTGGCCAACGCCAGCCGTCTGCTGGCCGACAAAGCCATCAGCAGCTTCAAGGTCAACGAGGGAAAGCTCAAGGAGGCGTTGTCGCGCAATCCGATTCTGGTGACTGCGCTGAATCCGATCATTGGCTATCAAAAAGCCGCTGAAATTGCCAAGGCTGCCTATCAGCAAGGGCGCCCGGTGATTGATGTGGCCCAGGAATACACCGACCTGCCACGCAGCCAGCTTGAGGTTCTGCTGGATCCCGAGAAGCTGACAGCCGGCGGTATTTAA
- the pmbA gene encoding metalloprotease PmbA, translating to MSAVESVGPQALPALQEQVEQIIAEARRQGASACEVAVSLEQGLSTSVRQREVETVEFNRDQGFGITLYVGQRKGSASTSATGPDAIRETVAAALAIARHTSEDESSGLADPDLMARDLKDFDVFHTWDITPEQAIEQALACEAAAFDADSRIKNADGTTLSTHQGCRVYGNSNGFIGGSASTRHSLSCVMIAEDSGQMQRDYWYDVNCQGELLMDAATIGRRAAERAARRLGARPVPTCEVPVLFSAELAGGLFGSFLGAISGGNLYRKSSFLLDSMGQQIFPQWLTLDERPHLMRALGSSSFDNDGLATYAKPFIKDGELVSYILSTYSGRKLGMPSTANAGGVHNLFVTHGDEDQAALIRRMDRGLFVTELMGSGLNMVTGDYSRGAAGFWVENGEIQFAVQEVTIAGNMRDMFKQIVAVGNDLELRSNIRTGSVLIERMTVAGS from the coding sequence ATGAGTGCAGTAGAAAGCGTCGGCCCGCAGGCCCTGCCGGCACTGCAGGAGCAGGTCGAGCAAATCATCGCCGAAGCCAGGCGCCAGGGCGCCAGCGCTTGTGAAGTGGCGGTGTCGCTGGAGCAGGGGTTGTCGACTTCGGTGCGTCAGCGAGAAGTTGAGACCGTGGAATTCAACCGCGATCAAGGTTTTGGCATCACCCTCTATGTGGGCCAGCGCAAAGGCTCGGCCAGCACGTCAGCCACGGGGCCCGATGCGATCCGTGAAACCGTTGCTGCGGCGCTGGCGATTGCCAGGCACACCTCGGAAGACGAAAGCTCGGGTCTGGCTGATCCGGACCTGATGGCTCGTGATCTGAAAGATTTTGATGTTTTCCACACGTGGGACATTACCCCGGAGCAGGCCATTGAACAGGCGCTGGCCTGTGAGGCCGCTGCATTTGATGCAGATAGCCGGATCAAAAATGCCGACGGCACCACGCTCAGTACTCACCAGGGTTGCCGTGTATATGGCAACAGCAATGGATTTATCGGCGGTTCGGCGTCGACTCGCCACAGTCTGAGCTGCGTGATGATCGCTGAAGACAGCGGGCAAATGCAGCGCGATTACTGGTATGACGTGAACTGCCAGGGTGAGCTGCTGATGGATGCCGCCACCATCGGCCGGCGTGCGGCGGAGCGCGCTGCCCGCCGTTTGGGAGCCCGTCCGGTACCTACGTGTGAAGTGCCGGTGCTGTTCTCGGCGGAGTTGGCCGGCGGTCTGTTCGGCAGCTTCCTGGGGGCTATCTCGGGCGGCAACCTGTACCGCAAGTCGTCCTTCCTGCTGGATTCCATGGGCCAGCAGATTTTCCCGCAATGGCTGACGCTGGACGAGCGCCCGCACTTGATGCGCGCCCTGGGCAGCTCGTCGTTCGATAACGATGGCCTGGCAACCTACGCCAAGCCGTTCATCAAGGACGGCGAGCTGGTGTCTTATATCCTCAGCACCTACTCCGGCCGCAAGCTGGGCATGCCAAGCACCGCTAACGCGGGCGGTGTGCACAACCTGTTCGTGACCCACGGCGACGAAGACCAGGCGGCACTTATTCGCCGCATGGATCGCGGGCTGTTTGTCACTGAGCTGATGGGCAGCGGCCTGAACATGGTCACTGGCGATTATTCGCGTGGTGCTGCCGGCTTCTGGGTCGAGAATGGCGAGATCCAGTTCGCGGTTCAGGAAGTGACGATCGCTGGCAACATGCGTGACATGTTCAAACAGATCGTCGCGGTCGGGAATGACCTTGAACTGCGCAGCAATATCCGCACGGGTTCGGTGTTGATCGAGCGGATGACGGTCGCAGGCAGCTGA
- the yjgA gene encoding ribosome biogenesis factor YjgA has protein sequence MVDSYDDAFDGEKSKSQVKRELHALVDLGERLTTLKPDLLNKMPLTDALRRALADAPKHTANIARKRHMMFIGKLMRDQPLDEILALLEQVDASSRQYNERFHGLERWRDRLIEGDDDVLEKFVAEFPEADRQQLRSIVRQAKHELAHNKAPASSRKLFKYIRGLDETQRGLR, from the coding sequence ATGGTTGATTCTTACGACGACGCCTTCGACGGCGAAAAAAGCAAATCGCAGGTCAAACGCGAGCTGCATGCTCTGGTTGATCTGGGCGAGCGTCTCACGACACTCAAGCCTGACTTGCTGAACAAAATGCCTTTGACCGACGCACTGCGCCGGGCGCTGGCAGATGCTCCAAAACACACGGCCAATATTGCGCGCAAGCGCCATATGATGTTCATCGGCAAGCTGATGCGCGATCAACCGCTTGACGAAATTCTTGCTTTGCTCGAACAAGTGGATGCCTCTTCTCGCCAATACAACGAACGTTTCCACGGCCTCGAACGCTGGCGTGACCGCCTGATCGAAGGCGATGACGATGTACTGGAAAAGTTTGTCGCCGAGTTCCCTGAAGCCGATCGCCAGCAATTGCGTTCGATCGTGCGTCAGGCAAAACACGAGCTGGCACACAACAAGGCACCGGCTTCAAGCCGCAAATTGTTCAAGTACATCCGAGGGCTGGACGAGACTCAACGCGGTCTGCGTTAA
- the tldD gene encoding metalloprotease TldD, with translation MSELLTSVSEHLLAPGGVTLESLQSVLGDLAGPGIDAADLYFQGQISESWALEDGIVKEGSFNLDQGVGVRAQSGEKTGFAYSNAITLDALGLAARAARSISRAGQHGTVQAFTTQDVAQLYAPDNPLEVISRAEKVELLKRVDAATRALDPRIQQVTVSMAGVWERILVASTDGGLAADVRPLVRFNVSVIVEQNGRRERGGHGGGGRTDYRYFLAEDRAMGYAREALRQALVNLEAVPAPAGTMPVVLGSGWSGVLLHEAVGHGLEGDFNRKGSSAYSGRMGEMVASKLCTIVDDGTLAGRRGSLSVDDEGTPTECTTLIENGVLKGYMQDKLNARLMGVARTGNGRRESYAHLPMPRMTNTYMLGGQSDPAEIIASVKKGIYCANLGGGQVDITSGKFVFSTSEAYLIEDGKITRPVKGATLIGNGPEAMSKVSMVGNDLALDSGVGTCGKDGQSVPVGVGQPTLKIDAITVGGTGG, from the coding sequence ATGAGCGAGTTGTTGACCTCAGTCAGCGAACACCTGTTGGCACCGGGTGGTGTCACCCTCGAAAGCCTGCAATCAGTATTGGGCGATCTGGCCGGCCCCGGGATCGATGCCGCCGATTTGTACTTTCAGGGCCAGATTTCTGAATCCTGGGCACTGGAAGATGGCATCGTCAAAGAAGGCAGCTTCAACCTCGATCAGGGTGTGGGTGTACGTGCCCAATCCGGCGAGAAAACCGGTTTCGCCTACAGCAATGCCATCACGTTAGATGCGCTGGGCCTGGCAGCCCGTGCGGCCCGCTCGATCTCCCGTGCCGGGCAACACGGCACGGTCCAGGCGTTCACCACCCAGGACGTGGCCCAGTTGTATGCGCCGGATAACCCTCTGGAAGTGATCAGCCGCGCGGAAAAAGTAGAGCTGCTCAAGCGCGTAGATGCTGCAACCCGTGCACTCGACCCGCGCATCCAGCAGGTCACCGTGAGCATGGCCGGCGTTTGGGAGCGGATTCTGGTGGCCTCCACCGACGGCGGCCTGGCGGCGGATGTTCGGCCGTTGGTGCGTTTCAACGTCAGTGTGATCGTTGAGCAGAATGGTCGTCGCGAGCGCGGCGGACATGGCGGAGGCGGGCGTACCGACTACCGTTATTTCCTCGCCGAAGACCGTGCCATGGGCTATGCCCGTGAGGCGCTGCGTCAGGCGCTGGTCAACCTGGAAGCGGTGCCGGCTCCGGCGGGTACCATGCCCGTGGTGCTGGGCTCGGGCTGGTCCGGTGTGTTATTGCACGAAGCGGTGGGTCACGGCCTGGAGGGCGACTTCAACCGCAAGGGCAGTTCGGCCTACAGCGGTCGCATGGGCGAAATGGTTGCTTCCAAACTCTGCACCATCGTCGATGACGGCACGCTGGCCGGTCGCCGAGGCTCGTTGAGTGTGGATGATGAAGGCACGCCAACCGAGTGCACCACTCTGATCGAGAACGGTGTGCTCAAGGGCTATATGCAAGACAAGCTCAACGCACGGCTGATGGGCGTGGCCCGTACCGGTAATGGTCGTCGCGAGTCGTATGCGCACCTGCCGATGCCGCGCATGACCAACACTTACATGCTCGGCGGCCAAAGTGATCCGGCAGAAATCATCGCGTCGGTGAAAAAAGGCATCTACTGCGCCAATCTGGGTGGTGGGCAGGTCGACATCACCAGCGGCAAGTTTGTGTTTTCCACCAGCGAGGCCTACCTGATCGAGGACGGCAAAATCACGCGTCCAGTCAAGGGTGCGACCCTGATTGGCAACGGGCCGGAGGCGATGAGCAAGGTGTCGATGGTCGGTAACGACCTGGCCCTGGACAGCGGCGTGGGCACATGTGGCAAGGATGGGCAGTCGGTACCGGTGGGTGTCGGTCAGCCAACGCTGAAGATAGATGCAATTACTGTAGGCGGTACGGGCGGGTGA
- a CDS encoding carbon-nitrogen hydrolase family protein produces the protein MSLAVIQMVSQSDVLANLRQARRLLEEAAQGGAQLAVLPENFAAMGRRDIADIGRAEALGEGPILPWLKQTARDLKLWIVAGTLPLPPVDQPMARANACSLLVNADGECVARYDKLHLFDVDVADNRGRYRESDDYAQGEQVVVADTPVGKLGLTVCYDLRFPELYSELRAAGAELITAPSAFTAVTGAAHWEVLIRARAIETQCYLLAAAQGGVHPGPRETWGHAAIIDPWGRILAGQAQGEGVLLAERDAVEQAAIRARMPVVSHRRFFSQGAQRPATQD, from the coding sequence ATGTCTCTCGCAGTGATTCAAATGGTCAGCCAGAGCGATGTGCTGGCCAACCTGAGGCAGGCGCGGCGCTTGCTTGAAGAGGCTGCGCAGGGCGGCGCACAGCTGGCCGTGCTGCCTGAAAACTTCGCTGCCATGGGACGGCGTGATATCGCCGATATAGGCCGGGCCGAAGCATTGGGCGAAGGTCCGATCCTGCCGTGGTTGAAACAGACAGCCCGCGACCTCAAGTTATGGATAGTCGCGGGCACATTACCGCTGCCGCCGGTTGATCAGCCCATGGCCAGGGCCAACGCCTGTTCTTTGCTGGTCAACGCCGACGGGGAATGCGTTGCCCGTTATGACAAGCTGCACTTGTTCGACGTGGATGTGGCCGATAATCGTGGCCGTTACCGGGAATCGGATGACTATGCTCAAGGTGAGCAGGTGGTGGTCGCTGATACACCAGTCGGCAAGCTGGGCCTGACCGTATGCTATGACCTGCGCTTCCCTGAGCTGTACAGTGAGTTGCGGGCCGCCGGAGCCGAGTTGATTACCGCACCTTCGGCGTTTACAGCCGTGACCGGGGCGGCGCATTGGGAGGTGCTGATCCGTGCACGTGCCATCGAAACCCAGTGTTACCTGTTGGCTGCAGCCCAGGGCGGTGTTCATCCGGGGCCGCGCGAAACCTGGGGCCACGCCGCTATCATCGACCCTTGGGGCCGGATACTGGCCGGGCAGGCACAAGGCGAGGGTGTGTTGCTGGCCGAGCGTGACGCAGTTGAACAGGCGGCCATCAGAGCTCGCATGCCGGTGGTAAGTCATCGGCGCTTTTTTTCGCAGGGCGCGCAGCGACCTGCAACGCAGGACTAA
- a CDS encoding YhdP family protein → MERLTRFFAALTRWGLGLCALVLVLTALYVSLGRELTPLVAEYRAEVQTKAREALGMPMTIGSLEGRWSGMSPVLLAHDVMVGEGNTALRLDEVQLVPDVWASLLNRDIRIAHVQLNGVQLSLRQDQEGHWTLEGLPMQDDKPLDPEQLLNQLQRVARLSVLDSQITLEPFKQAPLTLTYVGLTLDVGPSHQRLDARLTLPDGQPMAMSLKTQVQASRWRDGAAQAYVSLPQSDWAKWLPETLIKPWTVSELKAGGEIWFNWSKGTVQSAVARLNAPKVRGAYAERKPEAVENLALRAWVERGEQGFKVVLDSLAMNFGETRWETRMQLQQFAATDKEPARWHLQADRLDLTPITPLLDSLAPLSDGVARVVDQLKVTGTLRNVLVDYRPDAKDDQRLSFAANLQQVGFNASHGAPAARNVSGLISGDLGKGELRLDSKDFSLHLDPIFAKAWQYQQANALLTWTLDKDSFTLVAPYIKVLGDEGKIAADFLIRLYFDSAQEDYMDLRVGLTDGDGRYTTKYLPEMLSPALTEWLSTAIIKGDVEEGFFQYQGSLSHDVTPEARSISLFFKVHVAELAFQPGWPHVRNVSGDVFIEDSGIRIMASKGQLLDTQVRNVAVNIPHVPNGKVSHLFLDGNFDGKLGDGLKILQEAPIGTASTFAGWQGEGSLKGRVDLDIPLGKGAEPKIGVDFSTDKARLKISEPELELTQLKGDFRFDSTKGLSGKAISARAFDRPVTAQIFADGKPGKISTRMVANGHVGVKRLTDWLKFNQPIPVTGDLPYQLQLTLDGADSQLRVSSDLKGAVIDLPAPFGLAANQSRNSVFRMTLQGAERRYWFDYGDLANLTFAAPNGKFEEGRGELLLGEGEPLLPARKGLRIRGTMSELDVAPWQALVERYAGNDPGSSAKQLLSSADFRVGKLIAFGTQLDKVHLVMKRNAASFALQIDSQQAVGAVTLPDAKNAPIVVTMQSIRLPAPDPKAVADENAPDPLASVDPRKIPALDIIVRQLYQGPDLLGAWSLKVRPTSRGISLNSLNLGLKGLLLEGAGGWEGVAGNSRSWYQGRLGGGNLANVLKNWGFAPSVTSENFHLDVDGNWPGSPAWIGLKRFSGTLDATLRKGQFVEVDGSAQVLRIFGLLNFNSIGRRLRLDFSDLFGKGLSYDRVKGVLNASSGVYRTGKPIVMTGPSTNLELNGTLNMLTDQVNAKLLVTLPVTNNLPIAALLVGAPAVGGALFLLNKLIGDQVSRFASVQYSIQGPWTNPKITFDKPFEKK, encoded by the coding sequence ATGGAGCGTCTGACCCGCTTTTTTGCCGCGCTGACTCGTTGGGGACTGGGTCTGTGCGCCCTGGTTTTGGTGTTGACAGCGTTGTACGTCAGCCTGGGGCGCGAACTGACCCCGCTTGTGGCTGAATACCGTGCAGAAGTGCAGACCAAGGCCCGGGAAGCCCTGGGCATGCCGATGACCATCGGCAGCCTGGAGGGTCGCTGGAGCGGGATGTCACCGGTGTTGCTGGCGCACGATGTGATGGTGGGCGAGGGCAACACGGCCCTGCGCCTTGACGAAGTGCAGTTGGTGCCTGATGTGTGGGCAAGCTTGTTGAATCGCGATATTCGCATTGCTCATGTGCAGCTCAATGGTGTGCAACTGAGCCTGCGCCAGGACCAGGAGGGGCACTGGACGCTCGAAGGCTTGCCGATGCAAGACGATAAACCGCTCGATCCCGAGCAACTGCTGAATCAACTGCAGCGTGTTGCGCGCCTCTCCGTGCTCGACAGTCAGATCACCCTTGAACCTTTCAAGCAAGCGCCGTTGACCCTGACGTATGTTGGGCTGACGCTCGACGTGGGGCCTTCTCATCAACGTCTCGATGCACGTTTGACCCTCCCCGATGGCCAGCCCATGGCGATGAGCCTGAAAACCCAGGTCCAGGCCAGCCGCTGGCGGGATGGCGCAGCCCAGGCGTATGTCAGCCTGCCGCAAAGTGACTGGGCCAAATGGCTTCCGGAGACCCTGATCAAGCCGTGGACAGTGTCTGAGCTAAAAGCGGGCGGTGAAATCTGGTTCAACTGGAGCAAAGGCACTGTGCAGAGTGCCGTGGCCCGTCTGAATGCGCCCAAAGTACGGGGCGCTTATGCCGAACGAAAACCCGAAGCGGTCGAAAACCTGGCGTTGCGCGCCTGGGTGGAGCGTGGTGAACAAGGCTTCAAGGTCGTACTTGACTCCCTGGCGATGAACTTCGGTGAGACCCGCTGGGAAACACGGATGCAGCTGCAGCAATTCGCCGCGACCGACAAGGAGCCTGCGCGTTGGCATCTGCAGGCCGATCGCCTCGACCTGACCCCGATCACACCGCTGCTTGACTCGCTGGCGCCGTTGTCCGATGGCGTGGCAAGGGTGGTCGATCAACTGAAAGTCACGGGGACCTTGCGCAATGTGCTGGTCGATTACCGGCCAGACGCGAAGGACGATCAGCGGCTCAGCTTTGCGGCCAATTTGCAGCAGGTGGGGTTCAATGCAAGCCACGGAGCGCCCGCAGCCCGCAATGTCAGTGGCTTGATCAGCGGTGATCTGGGCAAAGGCGAGTTGCGGCTCGACAGCAAGGATTTCTCGCTGCATCTGGACCCGATCTTTGCCAAGGCCTGGCAGTATCAGCAAGCCAATGCCTTGCTCACCTGGACCCTGGACAAAGACAGTTTCACCCTGGTTGCCCCTTACATAAAAGTACTGGGTGATGAAGGCAAGATTGCCGCCGATTTTCTGATCCGCCTCTATTTTGATTCCGCCCAGGAAGACTACATGGACCTGCGGGTGGGGCTGACCGATGGCGACGGTCGCTACACCACCAAATATTTGCCTGAAATGTTGAGCCCTGCACTGACGGAATGGCTGAGCACCGCGATCATCAAGGGTGATGTTGAAGAAGGTTTTTTCCAGTACCAAGGCTCATTGAGCCACGACGTTACGCCCGAGGCGCGTTCGATCAGCCTGTTCTTCAAGGTTCATGTCGCCGAGCTGGCGTTCCAGCCGGGTTGGCCTCATGTGCGTAACGTTTCGGGTGATGTGTTTATCGAGGACAGCGGTATAAGAATCATGGCCAGTAAAGGCCAGCTTCTCGACACTCAGGTGCGTAACGTTGCGGTGAATATCCCCCATGTACCGAATGGCAAAGTGAGTCATCTGTTTCTGGACGGCAACTTTGACGGGAAGCTCGGTGACGGTCTGAAAATCCTCCAGGAAGCACCGATCGGTACTGCGTCCACATTCGCTGGCTGGCAAGGAGAAGGCTCACTCAAGGGGCGGGTCGACCTGGATATCCCGCTTGGCAAAGGCGCAGAGCCGAAGATCGGAGTCGACTTCAGCACCGACAAGGCGCGTTTGAAAATCAGCGAGCCTGAACTTGAACTGACGCAACTCAAGGGCGACTTTCGTTTTGACAGCACCAAAGGGTTGAGTGGCAAGGCTATCAGCGCCCGAGCGTTTGATCGTCCCGTCACGGCGCAGATCTTTGCCGACGGCAAGCCCGGAAAAATCAGTACCCGTATGGTGGCCAACGGTCATGTCGGGGTTAAAAGACTGACTGACTGGCTCAAGTTCAACCAGCCGATACCGGTAACGGGTGACTTGCCTTATCAATTGCAACTAACGCTGGACGGGGCTGACAGCCAATTGCGGGTCAGTTCTGACCTCAAGGGGGCGGTGATCGACTTGCCCGCGCCTTTTGGTCTGGCGGCCAACCAAAGCCGCAACAGCGTATTTCGCATGACGCTTCAGGGCGCCGAACGTCGTTACTGGTTTGATTATGGTGACTTGGCCAACCTTACGTTTGCTGCACCCAACGGCAAGTTCGAGGAGGGACGTGGCGAACTGCTGCTGGGTGAAGGCGAGCCGTTACTGCCTGCCAGGAAGGGCTTGCGGATTCGCGGCACGATGTCCGAGCTGGATGTTGCCCCGTGGCAAGCGCTGGTTGAGCGTTATGCTGGCAACGATCCGGGCAGCAGCGCCAAGCAATTGCTCAGCAGCGCAGACTTCAGGGTGGGCAAGTTGATTGCATTTGGGACTCAGCTGGATAAGGTGCATTTGGTGATGAAGCGCAATGCGGCGTCCTTCGCACTGCAAATTGACAGCCAGCAAGCCGTAGGGGCCGTGACCCTGCCGGATGCCAAAAACGCCCCGATCGTGGTCACCATGCAAAGCATTCGCCTGCCAGCGCCTGACCCCAAGGCCGTGGCGGACGAGAATGCGCCTGATCCGCTGGCGTCGGTTGATCCTCGCAAGATTCCTGCGCTGGACATCATTGTTCGCCAGCTCTATCAGGGCCCGGATCTGCTGGGAGCCTGGTCGCTCAAAGTGCGCCCGACCAGTCGCGGCATCAGCCTCAACAGTCTTAATCTGGGGCTCAAGGGCTTGCTGCTGGAGGGGGCCGGAGGCTGGGAAGGTGTCGCGGGCAACAGCCGAAGCTGGTACCAGGGACGTCTTGGCGGAGGCAATCTGGCCAATGTGCTTAAAAACTGGGGCTTTGCACCCAGCGTGACCAGTGAAAACTTTCACCTGGACGTCGACGGTAACTGGCCTGGTTCGCCCGCCTGGATCGGTCTCAAGCGCTTTTCCGGTACGCTGGATGCCACCTTGCGCAAAGGTCAGTTCGTTGAAGTCGATGGCAGTGCCCAGGTCTTGCGTATTTTTGGTTTGCTGAACTTCAACTCGATTGGTCGGCGCCTGCGTCTGGACTTCTCGGACTTGTTTGGCAAAGGCCTCAGTTATGACCGGGTCAAGGGTGTGCTCAATGCCAGCAGCGGTGTGTATCGCACCGGTAAGCCGATTGTAATGACCGGGCCGTCTACCAACCTGGAACTCAACGGTACGTTGAACATGCTCACTGACCAGGTAAATGCCAAACTGTTGGTGACCTTGCCGGTCACCAATAACCTGCCGATTGCGGCATTGCTGGTGGGCGCGCCTGCAGTGGGTGGCGCACTGTTTTTGCTGAACAAGCTGATTGGTGATCAGGTCTCACGTTTTGCCAGCGTGCAATACAGCATTCAAGGCCCATGGACCAATCCGAAGATCACCTTCGACAAGCCTTTCGAAAAAAAATAA